From Chryseobacterium shandongense, the proteins below share one genomic window:
- a CDS encoding endonuclease/exonuclease/phosphatase family protein gives MDPTISGLKNWDVRKYKYKLQKIAHVFQLIKEENGTLPFIIGLSEVSGKQVLEDLVQMEPFNSEYGIVHYNSRDVRKVDVAMLYDKSKVEIIDSKAITFFFDNENKNTENYDTTRDVLYSVLKYNEMVVNVFIAHLPSKREKDINRPRRIIIINEIRKRILDLVNAGEHVILCGDFNENPDDENLVKILYGNSYEKVLENPFQQLFSTGNYSTFHYKSGLLFDQIILSKSFFKEDHMLSFQRAEIFSPEKISSREKKSGKRPFRTYSGTRYLGGYSDHFPVYVTLGKV, from the coding sequence ATGGATCCCACAATTTCAGGATTAAAGAATTGGGATGTAAGAAAGTATAAATATAAACTCCAAAAAATCGCACACGTTTTTCAGCTGATAAAGGAAGAGAATGGTACTCTACCCTTTATTATAGGTCTTTCGGAAGTTTCCGGAAAACAAGTGCTGGAAGATCTCGTACAAATGGAGCCTTTCAATTCAGAATACGGTATTGTACATTACAATTCCAGGGATGTAAGGAAAGTTGATGTAGCAATGCTGTACGATAAAAGTAAAGTTGAGATAATAGATTCCAAAGCTATTACTTTCTTCTTTGATAATGAAAATAAAAACACAGAAAACTACGATACTACAAGAGATGTGCTGTATTCAGTGCTAAAGTATAATGAGATGGTTGTCAATGTCTTTATCGCTCATCTTCCCTCCAAGAGAGAAAAAGATATCAATAGACCTAGAAGGATCATTATAATCAATGAAATCAGAAAAAGAATTCTTGATCTTGTAAATGCGGGTGAACATGTGATTCTGTGTGGAGATTTTAATGAAAACCCAGATGATGAAAATTTAGTAAAAATTCTCTATGGCAATTCGTATGAGAAGGTTTTGGAAAACCCTTTTCAGCAATTGTTTTCTACAGGAAATTATTCTACTTTTCATTACAAGTCCGGGCTGTTGTTTGATCAGATCATATTATCGAAATCTTTTTTTAAAGAGGATCATATGCTTTCTTTTCAGCGGGCTGAAATATTCAGTCCTGAAAAAATCAGCAGCCGAGAGAAAAAATCCGGCAAAAGGCCTTTCCGTACCTATTCCGGGACAAGATATCTGGGTGGTTACAGCGATCATTTTCCGGTCTATGTAACCCTTGGTAAAGTATAA
- a CDS encoding Lrp/AsnC ligand binding domain-containing protein, with protein MKNSDNTSYQLDSIDKEIIYMLMDNSKTSLAHISKGVGISTTAVHQRIKKLEQAGVIENSISFLNPKKIGYKVISYIGVFLDKPSHYPDMVKALKEINEVVEAHYTTGNYTIFLKVLCKDNDHLMQILSKLQKLKGVTRTETFISLEQGIYRQLKV; from the coding sequence ATGAAAAATTCAGACAACACAAGCTATCAATTGGATTCAATCGACAAGGAAATTATTTACATGCTGATGGATAATTCCAAAACATCTCTTGCTCATATTTCAAAAGGAGTAGGGATTTCCACAACCGCGGTACACCAGAGAATTAAAAAACTCGAACAGGCTGGGGTGATTGAAAATTCAATTTCATTTCTTAATCCTAAAAAAATAGGGTATAAAGTTATTTCATACATCGGGGTATTCCTGGATAAACCCAGCCATTATCCTGATATGGTAAAAGCTCTAAAAGAAATCAACGAAGTGGTGGAAGCTCACTATACCACAGGAAATTATACCATTTTCCTTAAAGTACTCTGCAAAGATAACGACCACCTTATGCAGATTCTCAGCAAACTTCAGAAACTGAAAGGGGTGACAAGAACAGAAACTTTCATATCTTTGGAACAAGGTATTTACAGACAACTGAAAGTTTAA
- the deoC gene encoding deoxyribose-phosphate aldolase, translating into MMNIAQYLDSTYLKTPEQSGLSEEETLQKDKNLAQEAIDNGIFAVMIRPDYVSEIKKYIQERNSNVVVGTVIGFHEGTYSLDEKLAEALKAIADGADELDFVINYNAYLQGNLHLVQNEFVQCTQLCLQHHKVVKWIIEIAALTDEQIANLTKNISIWAEENFSENEWANIFVKSSTGFYETKDGKPNGATFEGVKIMLDNAGKLPVKAAGGVRTPEDAEKMINMGVKRIGTSSALALMKNQSPSEGY; encoded by the coding sequence ATTATGAACATTGCTCAATATTTGGATTCAACCTACCTGAAAACTCCCGAACAATCGGGCCTTTCGGAAGAAGAAACATTACAGAAAGATAAGAATCTGGCGCAGGAAGCGATCGATAACGGAATTTTTGCCGTTATGATCCGGCCGGATTATGTTTCCGAAATCAAAAAATATATTCAGGAAAGGAACTCAAATGTTGTTGTAGGGACGGTTATCGGTTTTCATGAAGGAACGTATTCCCTGGATGAAAAACTCGCCGAAGCTCTAAAAGCAATTGCCGATGGAGCTGATGAGCTGGATTTTGTGATCAATTACAATGCTTATCTGCAAGGAAATTTACATCTTGTACAAAATGAGTTTGTACAATGTACACAATTATGTCTGCAACATCATAAAGTAGTTAAATGGATCATCGAAATTGCAGCTTTAACAGATGAACAAATTGCTAACCTTACCAAGAATATCTCCATTTGGGCAGAAGAGAATTTTTCTGAAAACGAATGGGCCAATATTTTTGTTAAATCTTCAACAGGTTTTTACGAAACTAAAGACGGAAAGCCAAATGGGGCAACATTTGAAGGTGTAAAAATAATGCTTGATAATGCAGGAAAGCTTCCTGTAAAAGCTGCCGGAGGCGTAAGGACTCCCGAAGATGCTGAAAAAATGATCAATATGGGAGTAAAAAGAATAGGAACTTCCTCTGCGTTGGCTTTAATGAAAAATCAGTCGCCTTCTGAAGGATATTAA
- the dusB gene encoding tRNA dihydrouridine synthase DusB — protein MIKIGNIELPEFPLLLAPMEDVSDPPFRRLCKMHGADLMYSEFISSEGLIRDAIKSRKKLDIFDYERPVGIQIFGGDEEAMAMSARIVETVNPDLVDINFGCPVKKVVCKGAGAGVLKDIDLMVRLTKAVVSSTSLPVTVKTRLGWDSTSINIDEVAERLQETGIKALTIHARTRAQMYKGEADWEHISRIKQNPNIEIPIFGNGDIDSPEKALEYKQKYACDGIMIGRAAIGYPWIFNEIKHFFKTGEHLPAPTIEDRLLAVRQHAEWSAEWKGERLGLVEMRQHYSNYFRGVPHFKDFRKKFLEVFTLAEMDALIKETQEFYTEYLAQQA, from the coding sequence ATGATTAAAATTGGCAATATAGAACTGCCGGAATTTCCGCTTTTACTAGCCCCAATGGAGGATGTAAGTGATCCGCCTTTCAGAAGGCTATGCAAAATGCATGGCGCAGATTTGATGTATTCTGAATTTATCTCTTCAGAAGGGTTAATTCGTGATGCTATTAAAAGCCGAAAAAAACTGGATATTTTCGACTATGAAAGACCTGTAGGAATCCAGATTTTCGGAGGTGATGAAGAGGCAATGGCCATGTCCGCAAGAATTGTGGAAACCGTAAATCCGGATCTGGTTGATATCAACTTCGGATGTCCTGTGAAAAAAGTAGTTTGCAAAGGCGCGGGAGCAGGAGTTTTAAAAGACATTGATTTAATGGTCCGCCTTACAAAAGCCGTTGTTAGCTCAACCAGTCTGCCTGTAACCGTTAAAACACGTTTAGGCTGGGACAGCACTTCCATCAACATTGATGAAGTAGCCGAACGTCTTCAGGAAACAGGCATCAAAGCGTTAACGATCCACGCAAGAACGCGTGCACAGATGTATAAAGGAGAAGCAGACTGGGAGCATATTTCCAGAATTAAGCAAAATCCTAATATTGAAATTCCGATCTTTGGAAATGGTGATATTGATTCGCCAGAAAAAGCGTTGGAATATAAACAGAAATATGCCTGCGACGGAATTATGATCGGAAGGGCAGCAATAGGATATCCATGGATTTTCAATGAAATTAAACACTTCTTTAAAACCGGGGAACATTTGCCGGCACCAACCATTGAAGACCGTTTATTAGCAGTTCGTCAGCACGCAGAATGGAGTGCAGAATGGAAAGGCGAAAGATTGGGTCTTGTTGAAATGAGACAGCACTACAGCAATTATTTCCGCGGTGTTCCTCATTTTAAAGATTTCAGAAAGAAGTTCCTGGAAGTATTTACTTTAGCTGAAATGGACGCATTGATTAAAGAAACTCAGGAATTTTATACAGAATATTTAGCACAACAAGCATAA
- a CDS encoding T9SS type A sorting domain-containing protein gives MKKIYSFFAVVGLAASFMGQTTVASDNFSYNGALTSNGWVTHSGTAGQLTANGSTVNLVAGNSEDANLAFSSTYTIASGAISKADYSATINVASATGLTTTGDYFLMLGGTAGTSVTFFYGRLYIKGTATGYTLGVLNNSGGTATPTYGTEIPYGTPANITVTYTVDTTSTPTNVATLQVNSQPLLTNSTGTSAAATQLASVAIRQAGNSTSGTGSISIDNLVVRTYPSATLAVADLSKAKGNFIKNSFVKNEEITFGAQAKDVKVYNMFGQVVKTASVKENESLNIAELQKGNYIVTGTVNNQPVSQKILKD, from the coding sequence ATGAAAAAAATTTACTCTTTCTTTGCTGTGGTAGGATTAGCAGCTAGTTTTATGGGGCAAACGACGGTAGCTTCAGATAATTTTAGTTATAATGGTGCTTTAACATCAAACGGATGGGTGACGCACAGCGGAACAGCTGGCCAGCTTACGGCCAATGGATCTACCGTAAATTTGGTTGCTGGTAATTCTGAAGATGCTAACCTTGCTTTTTCAAGCACTTACACTATTGCATCGGGAGCAATCAGTAAAGCTGATTATTCTGCCACTATTAATGTGGCAAGTGCTACGGGGCTTACAACAACGGGAGATTACTTCTTAATGTTAGGAGGAACAGCTGGAACTTCGGTAACATTTTTCTATGGAAGATTATATATTAAAGGTACTGCAACGGGATATACTTTGGGAGTATTAAATAATAGCGGTGGTACTGCAACCCCTACTTACGGAACAGAAATTCCTTACGGTACTCCGGCTAATATTACAGTTACGTATACTGTTGATACTACTTCCACCCCTACTAATGTTGCGACGTTACAGGTTAATTCACAACCATTGCTAACAAACTCTACAGGAACTTCGGCTGCTGCTACACAGTTGGCTTCTGTGGCTATCAGACAAGCAGGGAATTCTACGTCGGGTACGGGTAGTATCAGTATTGATAATCTTGTAGTGAGAACTTATCCTTCCGCTACATTAGCTGTAGCTGATTTATCCAAAGCTAAAGGAAACTTCATTAAAAACAGTTTTGTTAAAAATGAAGAAATAACATTTGGTGCTCAGGCTAAAGATGTAAAAGTATACAATATGTTTGGACAAGTTGTAAAAACGGCTTCTGTAAAAGAAAACGAATCTTTAAATATTGCTGAACTTCAAAAAGGAAATTATATTGTAACTGGGACAGTAAATAACCAACCGGTTTCCCAAAAGATTTTAAAAGACTGA
- a CDS encoding lamin tail domain-containing protein: MKKAFTFIGLVSMMAFSNAQIVINEVYTGGGILGATLTNDFIELKNIGNSTATLTGATIQYGSATGAFTQYHTLPTITLNPGQTYLIQEGGDGGGLINLVNPNLIVNVVLNFDGSGPIVGAGLGIGLTSGKVALASNTTQVTGPTASNVLDFVGYGTANQYEGAGAAPSPTILNSITRVSGDTNNNNVDFTIGLPTPQGGTLAVSDVSANAIRPNFIKNTFVKDSEIVFGADVKDVKVYNMMGQVVKTASVRENGTLNVNELQKGSYIVTGTINNEPVSQKILKD; encoded by the coding sequence ATGAAAAAAGCATTTACTTTTATCGGGCTTGTCTCGATGATGGCATTTTCTAATGCCCAGATTGTAATTAATGAAGTGTATACAGGAGGTGGCATTTTAGGGGCAACATTAACTAACGACTTCATCGAATTGAAAAACATTGGTAATTCAACGGCAACCTTAACAGGTGCAACAATTCAGTATGGTTCCGCTACCGGAGCATTTACACAGTATCATACCTTACCTACCATCACATTAAATCCGGGACAGACCTATCTGATCCAGGAAGGCGGTGACGGGGGCGGATTGATCAATCTTGTGAATCCTAATCTGATTGTTAATGTTGTACTGAATTTCGACGGTTCTGGTCCGATTGTGGGTGCCGGGCTTGGGATTGGGCTTACCTCAGGAAAAGTGGCTCTTGCCAGTAATACAACTCAGGTAACAGGTCCAACGGCTTCCAATGTTTTAGATTTTGTAGGATACGGAACTGCCAATCAGTACGAAGGAGCAGGTGCTGCGCCATCACCTACTATTCTGAATTCCATTACCAGGGTTTCAGGTGATACCAACAACAACAATGTGGATTTCACGATAGGATTGCCTACTCCACAAGGTGGAACTTTAGCGGTAAGTGATGTTTCTGCTAACGCGATTCGCCCTAATTTCATTAAGAATACTTTTGTGAAAGACAGCGAAATTGTTTTTGGAGCAGATGTAAAAGATGTTAAAGTATACAACATGATGGGACAGGTTGTGAAAACGGCCTCTGTTAGAGAAAATGGAACGTTGAATGTTAATGAACTGCAAAAAGGAAGTTATATCGTAACAGGTACTATTAACAATGAACCGGTTTCGCAAAAAATCCTGAAAGATTAG
- a CDS encoding gluzincin family metallopeptidase codes for MRNIFIGIVLFLGVVEVSAQKDSIYIEAKLSSDKKILRINQELVYYNNSTTALNTVKLLNWVSAYNRRGTSLVYRKLEDRNTDLHFAEKNELGKLLNIKIQNSDEEIPVNNTAEEIFFLPLKRGLQPGEYVKLKLQYEIQLPDKKFTGYGTSDKNVALKYFFIVPDRFDPDNISKRDYHDIEESVSFNTYWTVNFDLPVNYFIESNLQQFQMNSFKGYLDSDPEFLISQNEYPAININNEDLKTEIKFGYDLTTEEKQNLEFYLPLHLKFIKDRIGSVPQRIFISDKFRAKEDFFGNNDITFWKFRFQLFNNAQKTDLDYFGIVAKKVLDESIITDKQNDHWFKNGLKSYLEIQYLKKFYGDSKLLGSLPETKIFGIKPLKLFYASDVKLIERYGLTYQYIMSQNLDQKIDEKYTVLSNFNDMAISSFETGTLFNYSADKMGYENFDNLVRNFIVKNTDRQANPHDFIKELADQDRRTAYLSDFLQHKNRVNFKLRRFQKEGDSLHIKINKNTPSNIPVKLQTESKNGDIKEYWVETEENEKTKTFSIPAENVNKITLNDDYIFPEANYRDNFLYAKGFFSNMRKIKLKLIKDIPNPEFNEVYISPRIRFSNTYDKFLIGFNFKNQSFFDQKFLYSFTPTYSTGTGQLTGSGAVAYSFLPAESIFRSITFGVSGSYFHYDYDLAYSKGSVYSNFNFRKNPRSTVSRTVGMSYNYFNRDLSPLMIANNDYDKYNLWSIGYGYNDSQSIHEKSLGINTQWMEDFHKVNAEAFYRWEFAPRQKLSVRLFAGYFIKNNTRNDTFNYGISRVSDYSFSYNLLGQSATGGILSQQYVLADGGFKSFIPGTVNKWITSVNVDTSVWKIFHIYADAGVYDNKNQSTKFIWDSGVKVRVIPDFLEIYFPVQSSLGFEPGFKDYGRRIRYTLILNLSSIINAARRGWY; via the coding sequence TTGAGAAATATTTTCATCGGTATTGTTTTGTTTTTGGGTGTTGTAGAGGTATCTGCACAGAAGGACAGTATTTATATTGAAGCAAAACTGTCTTCAGATAAAAAGATACTGCGTATCAACCAGGAACTTGTCTATTACAACAATTCTACAACTGCTCTTAATACGGTAAAGCTTCTAAACTGGGTATCAGCTTATAACAGAAGAGGAACATCCCTTGTCTACAGAAAATTGGAAGACCGTAATACTGATCTCCACTTTGCGGAAAAAAACGAGCTCGGGAAATTACTCAATATAAAAATTCAGAATTCCGATGAGGAAATTCCAGTAAATAATACTGCGGAGGAGATTTTTTTTCTTCCACTGAAAAGAGGATTACAGCCCGGAGAATACGTAAAATTGAAACTGCAATATGAAATTCAGCTTCCTGACAAAAAATTTACGGGATACGGAACTTCAGATAAAAATGTAGCCCTAAAATATTTCTTTATTGTTCCGGATCGTTTTGATCCGGACAATATTTCCAAAAGAGATTATCACGATATTGAAGAATCGGTAAGTTTTAACACGTACTGGACGGTTAATTTTGATCTGCCGGTTAATTATTTTATCGAAAGCAATCTTCAGCAGTTCCAGATGAACTCGTTTAAAGGATATCTGGATTCTGATCCAGAATTTCTCATTTCACAAAATGAATATCCGGCAATTAACATCAACAATGAAGATCTTAAAACCGAAATAAAATTCGGATATGATTTAACAACAGAAGAAAAACAAAACCTTGAGTTTTATCTGCCGCTTCATCTGAAATTTATTAAAGACAGGATTGGCAGTGTTCCTCAAAGAATTTTTATCTCTGATAAATTCCGGGCGAAGGAGGATTTTTTTGGAAATAATGATATTACATTCTGGAAATTCAGATTTCAGCTTTTTAATAATGCTCAGAAAACAGATCTTGATTATTTCGGGATTGTGGCTAAAAAAGTCCTCGATGAAAGCATCATTACCGATAAACAGAATGATCACTGGTTTAAAAACGGATTGAAATCTTACCTTGAAATTCAGTACCTGAAGAAATTTTACGGTGACAGCAAACTTTTGGGCAGCTTACCGGAAACCAAAATTTTCGGAATCAAACCATTAAAGCTATTTTATGCTTCTGATGTAAAACTTATCGAGCGGTATGGGCTGACCTATCAGTACATCATGTCCCAGAACCTTGATCAGAAAATCGACGAAAAATATACGGTCCTGAGCAACTTTAATGATATGGCCATCAGTAGTTTTGAAACCGGTACGTTATTCAATTATTCGGCGGATAAAATGGGCTATGAAAATTTTGATAATCTGGTACGGAACTTTATTGTAAAAAACACCGATCGCCAGGCTAATCCCCATGACTTTATAAAAGAATTGGCAGACCAGGATAGAAGGACAGCTTACCTGTCTGATTTTTTACAACATAAAAACAGAGTCAATTTCAAACTAAGAAGATTTCAGAAAGAAGGAGATTCTCTTCATATCAAAATTAACAAGAATACACCATCCAACATTCCTGTAAAACTGCAAACCGAATCTAAAAACGGCGATATTAAAGAATATTGGGTAGAAACGGAAGAAAATGAAAAAACAAAAACTTTTTCAATCCCTGCCGAAAATGTTAACAAAATCACACTGAACGACGACTATATCTTCCCGGAAGCTAATTACAGAGATAATTTTCTGTATGCTAAAGGTTTTTTTTCCAACATGAGAAAAATCAAGCTGAAGCTGATTAAAGATATACCAAATCCTGAATTCAATGAAGTTTACATCAGTCCGAGAATTCGCTTCAGCAACACGTATGATAAATTCCTGATTGGGTTTAATTTTAAAAACCAATCATTTTTTGATCAAAAATTTTTGTATTCTTTCACGCCAACGTATAGTACGGGAACAGGACAACTCACCGGTTCCGGAGCTGTTGCCTACTCTTTTCTGCCTGCAGAAAGCATCTTTAGAAGCATCACCTTCGGAGTTTCAGGATCTTATTTCCATTATGATTATGATCTGGCTTACAGCAAAGGTTCCGTTTACTCTAATTTTAATTTCAGAAAAAACCCGAGAAGTACCGTAAGCAGAACTGTGGGAATGTCTTACAATTATTTTAACAGAGATCTCAGTCCTTTAATGATTGCCAATAATGATTATGACAAATACAATCTGTGGAGCATTGGTTATGGCTATAACGACAGCCAGAGTATTCATGAAAAAAGTCTTGGAATAAATACCCAATGGATGGAAGATTTTCACAAAGTAAATGCAGAAGCTTTTTACCGATGGGAATTTGCACCAAGACAAAAACTCAGCGTAAGACTCTTTGCAGGATATTTCATCAAAAACAATACGAGAAACGATACCTTTAATTATGGAATTTCAAGGGTTTCGGATTACTCTTTTTCATATAATTTGTTGGGACAAAGCGCAACCGGGGGAATTCTTTCGCAACAGTACGTTCTGGCGGATGGAGGATTCAAATCGTTTATTCCGGGAACGGTGAACAAATGGATTACTTCTGTGAACGTGGATACCAGCGTCTGGAAAATTTTCCATATATATGCAGATGCAGGTGTGTATGATAATAAAAACCAGTCTACAAAATTCATCTGGGACAGCGGTGTAAAAGTTCGTGTTATTCCTGATTTTCTGGAAATTTATTTCCCGGTACAGTCATCATTAGGATTTGAACCTGGATTCAAAGATTACGGAAGACGCATTCGATATACTTTAATCCTTAATCTGAGCTCTATTATCAACGCAGCAAGACGTGGCTGGTACTAA
- the pyrF gene encoding orotidine-5'-phosphate decarboxylase — MESKKEFFLECYKLGIIKFGRFTLKSGIESPFYVDLRPLASDPKILKNLANYLLEMLPLDNFDLICGVPYAALPMATAMSLESYIPLIIKRKEAKNYGTKKLIEGIYQKGQNCLLVEDVITSGKSLIETIAEVEQEDLKVADIVVVLDREQGGKELLESKGYRVHTLFNISEVCTILQETGELSDDEVKRIQDFLKGNHIQFEEVTKASYEQKLNTAQHSVSKKLLETALAKQSNLIASADVTTTQELLDLAEKVGPHIIALKTHIDIISDFEYEKTITPLKALAAKHNFLLMEDRKFADIGNTQELQFTSGVFKITDWADFVTSQVIGGFESLDCFKNVGVVAIIGMSSKGTLTTSAYREEALKIAASHPNVIGGVSQNPLPEEMLLFTPGVNLADSGDGKGQQYNTPEHVFQTLHTDFIIVGRGIYKSENPVEAAVMYKNEGWNAYLNSLKKTNSKLI, encoded by the coding sequence ATGGAAAGTAAAAAAGAATTCTTTTTAGAGTGCTATAAACTGGGTATCATCAAATTCGGAAGATTCACATTAAAAAGCGGTATTGAAAGCCCTTTTTATGTAGACTTGAGACCACTGGCTTCAGATCCGAAAATCTTAAAAAACTTAGCCAATTATTTACTGGAGATGCTTCCTTTAGATAATTTTGATCTGATCTGCGGAGTTCCCTATGCTGCTCTTCCGATGGCCACAGCAATGTCTCTGGAAAGTTATATTCCATTAATTATAAAAAGAAAAGAAGCCAAAAACTACGGTACCAAAAAATTGATTGAAGGTATTTACCAGAAAGGACAGAACTGCCTTTTGGTGGAAGACGTTATCACATCAGGAAAATCTTTAATTGAGACCATTGCCGAAGTTGAGCAGGAAGATCTTAAAGTAGCAGATATTGTAGTGGTTCTGGACAGAGAACAAGGTGGAAAAGAGCTTCTTGAAAGCAAAGGCTACAGAGTTCATACTCTTTTCAACATTTCGGAAGTATGCACTATTCTTCAGGAAACCGGGGAACTTTCAGATGACGAGGTAAAAAGAATACAAGATTTCCTGAAGGGAAATCATATTCAGTTTGAAGAAGTGACAAAAGCATCTTACGAGCAGAAACTTAATACTGCACAACACTCTGTTTCTAAAAAACTATTGGAGACGGCGCTTGCTAAGCAATCCAACCTCATTGCTTCTGCCGATGTTACGACCACTCAGGAATTATTAGACCTGGCTGAAAAAGTAGGACCGCATATAATTGCCCTTAAAACACATATCGATATTATCTCAGATTTCGAATATGAAAAAACAATCACTCCGTTGAAAGCACTGGCTGCAAAACACAATTTCTTACTTATGGAAGACAGGAAATTTGCAGACATCGGGAATACTCAGGAATTACAGTTTACAAGCGGTGTATTTAAAATTACCGATTGGGCAGATTTCGTAACCTCCCAGGTGATCGGAGGGTTTGAATCGTTAGACTGCTTTAAAAATGTAGGCGTTGTCGCCATCATCGGGATGTCTTCCAAAGGTACTTTAACAACAAGCGCTTATAGAGAAGAAGCATTAAAAATAGCAGCCTCCCATCCTAATGTAATTGGAGGAGTTTCCCAAAACCCGCTTCCCGAAGAAATGCTGTTATTTACTCCGGGTGTAAACCTTGCAGATTCCGGTGACGGTAAAGGACAGCAGTACAATACTCCTGAACATGTATTTCAAACACTTCATACCGATTTCATTATTGTAGGCAGAGGAATATATAAATCCGAAAATCCTGTGGAAGCGGCTGTTATGTATAAAAATGAAGGCTGGAACGCTTATCTGAATTCTCTGAAAAAAACTAATTCAAAGTTAATTTAG
- a CDS encoding YkvA family protein, whose product MKYSKLSLAKEAINHKGFVKKIPDIFRMVRMWRKGEYPMRSIDIILPLLGVLYIISPIDILPEVAVPVIGVLDDLAVLSLTIPKLLKEVDKFLLWEAEQQYSNDNTKVINAEIVK is encoded by the coding sequence ATGAAATATTCAAAATTAAGTCTTGCTAAAGAAGCTATTAATCACAAAGGATTTGTAAAAAAAATTCCCGACATTTTCAGAATGGTAAGAATGTGGAGAAAGGGAGAATATCCCATGAGATCCATTGATATTATTCTGCCGCTGTTGGGAGTCTTATATATTATCTCACCGATTGATATTCTCCCGGAAGTTGCCGTTCCCGTAATAGGAGTGTTGGATGATCTGGCGGTTTTATCGCTTACCATCCCGAAACTGCTTAAGGAAGTAGATAAATTCCTTCTATGGGAAGCAGAGCAGCAATACAGTAATGACAATACGAAAGTAATCAATGCTGAAATCGTAAAATAA
- a CDS encoding TlpA family protein disulfide reductase produces the protein MKKNLIYLVLIVIIAVIAFIPGVKEKLQDTFFPIATIENAVHVTEDDYDIDLQGINVPSTNLKTFKNKAVFLNFWGTWCPPCRKEWPSIQKLYDTRKDHVDFVLIAMNDQEDAVRKFLKENNYTVPVYIAQSPISEKILPKVFPTTYLLDKDGRIIIKEDASRDWNTESVHQFIDNIIK, from the coding sequence ATGAAAAAAAATCTAATTTATCTCGTGTTAATCGTCATTATTGCAGTGATTGCTTTCATTCCAGGCGTGAAGGAAAAATTACAGGATACTTTTTTTCCTATTGCAACCATTGAAAATGCAGTACATGTAACAGAAGACGATTATGATATCGACCTTCAGGGGATCAATGTTCCTAGCACGAACCTTAAAACTTTTAAAAACAAGGCAGTATTTCTAAACTTCTGGGGAACATGGTGTCCACCGTGCAGAAAAGAATGGCCTTCGATACAGAAATTATATGATACCCGAAAGGACCATGTAGATTTTGTGCTCATCGCCATGAATGATCAGGAAGATGCCGTAAGAAAATTCTTGAAAGAAAATAATTACACCGTTCCCGTTTACATTGCCCAAAGCCCTATTTCAGAAAAAATACTTCCGAAAGTGTTCCCAACCACTTACCTTCTTGATAAGGATGGAAGAATCATTATCAAAGAAGATGCCTCAAGAGACTGGAATACAGAATCGGTACATCAGTTTATTGATAATATTATCAAATAA
- a CDS encoding thioredoxin family protein — protein sequence MKNYWEQGISFEEYVKIGRQRLENPANQQEADYKQYYELGLQRIDRTLKKYIPDENQLKELEAKNFDGKILIISEVWCGDASATVPALVKFFEGRNEVRIFLRDSDKSLINQFLTNGTESIPKVIILDNDYQVKNSWGPRPKFGTELLMKYKADPIAYPKDLFYNDLQIYYAKNRGKDAVQEILELL from the coding sequence ATGAAAAATTACTGGGAACAAGGCATCTCTTTCGAAGAATATGTAAAAATAGGAAGACAAAGATTAGAAAACCCTGCCAATCAGCAAGAAGCCGATTATAAACAATACTACGAACTGGGTCTTCAGAGAATTGACAGAACATTAAAAAAATATATTCCGGATGAGAACCAGCTGAAAGAACTCGAAGCAAAAAACTTTGACGGTAAAATACTGATTATCTCCGAAGTATGGTGTGGCGACGCAAGTGCAACCGTTCCGGCTTTGGTGAAATTCTTTGAAGGTAGAAATGAAGTGCGCATTTTCCTGAGAGACAGCGACAAAAGCCTAATCAACCAGTTTTTAACCAACGGAACAGAATCTATCCCGAAAGTTATTATTTTGGACAACGATTATCAGGTTAAAAATTCGTGGGGGCCGCGTCCGAAATTCGGGACCGAATTATTGATGAAATACAAAGCTGATCCTATAGCGTACCCGAAAGATTTATTTTACAATGATCTTCAGATTTATTATGCTAAAAACAGAGGGAAGGATGCCGTTCAGGAAATTTTGGAATTGTTGTAA